The sequence GGCCGGCCGCAAGGGCGCCGTGACGGTCGCCACCAACATGGCCGGCCGCGGTACGGACATCAAGCTCGGCGGCAACCCCGAGGACCTCGCCGAGGCGGAGCTGCGCCAGCGCGGCCTCGACCCCGAGGAGCACATCGAGGAGTGGGCCGCGGCGCTGCCCGCCGCCCTGGAGAAGGCCGAGCAGGCCGTCAAGGCGGAGAAGGACGAGGTCGAGGAGCTCGGCGGCCTCTACGTGCTGGGCACCGAGCGGCACGAGTCGCGGCGCATCGACAACCAGCTGCGCGGTCGTTCCGGCCGTCAGGGCGACCCCGGCGAGTCCCGCTTCTACCTCTCCCTCGGCGACGACCTGATGCGCCTGTTCAAGGCCCAGATGGTCGAGCGCGTGATGTCCATGGCGAACGTGCCGGACGACGTGCCGATCGAGAACAAGATGGTCACCCGCGCGATCGCCTCCGCGCAGTCGCAGGTCGAGCAGCAGAACTTCGAGACGCGTAAGAACGTCCTGAAGTACGACGAGGTGCTCAACCGGCAGCGCGAGGTCATCTACGGCGAGCGCCGCCGCGTGCTGGAGGGCGAGGACCTGCACGAGCAGGTCCAGCACTTCATGGACGACACGATCGACGCGTACGTCGCCGCGGAGACCGCCGAGGGCTTCCCGGAGGACTGGGACCTGGAGCGGCTGTGGGGCGCCTTCAAGCAGCTCTACCCGGTGAAGGTCACCGTCGAGGAGCTGGAGGAGGCGGCCGGCGACCGTGCCGGTCTGACCGCCGAGTTCATCTCGGAGTCCATCAAGGAGGACATCCACGAGCAGTACGAGGCCCGCGAGGGTCAGCTCGGCTCCGAGATCATGCGTGAGCTGGAGCGGCGGGTCGTGCTGTCGGTCCTGGACCGCAAGTGGCGTGAGCACCTCTACGAGATGGACTACCTCCAGGAGGGCATCGGCCTGCGCGCGATGGCGCAGAAGGACCCGCTGGTCGAGTACCAGCGCGAGGGCTTCGACATGTTCACCGCGATGATGGAGGGCATCAAGGAGGAGTCCGTCGGCTACCTGTTCAACCTGGAGGTCCAGGTCGAGCAGCAGGTCGAGGAGGTGCCGGTCGAGGAGGCCGAGCACGTCGGCGAGGGTGTCGAGGACGCGGTGCCGGCGCAGGCGGGTGCGGGGCGTCCGGAGATCCGGGCCAAGGGGCTCGATGTTCCGCAGCGCCGGGATCTGCACTTCTCCGCGCCGACGGTGGACGGCGAGGGCGGCATCGTCGAGCGCGACCTGGAGGACGACGGGCCGGTGCGGTCCGAGTCGGACGGGTTGACGCGGGCGGAGCGCCGTAAGCAGGCGAAGGGCGGGCGGCGTCGCAAGAAGTGACGCGCACTCCGTGAAGGGGGCCGGGTTCCTTTGGAGCCCGGCCCCCTTCGTGCTGCCGGTCGCTCGTGGAGGGGCGCGGGGAACCGCGCGGGCGGCCACGCTGCGGCCGCACCCGGCAGAGCGCAGGAGCGCCCCTCGGCTACGGCATGGGGCGCGGCCCCGTTTCCACGGCTGTGCAGCGCCAGCGCAGGTCCGCGCCCAGTTCGAGGCGGAAGGCCAGGGCGCGGAGCTGGGTGCCCGCGGAGATGCGGGCGAAGACCTCCAGCGCGCCCTCGCCGGCGACGTAATAGCCGATGTCGCGGACGGCCGGGCGGGTGCCCCGCGTGCGCAGGGGGCCGTCGGCCGCGAGACGGGCCAGGTCGTCGTAGGCGCGGCCCGCGGTGTGGCGGAGCATCCAGTGGACCGGGCGCTGACCGCTCAGGACGGCCAGCAGACGGTCCGCGAAGAGGTCGGTGGGGCGCGTGGGCCGGGCGGGCGTCTGAGGGGCCGTACGGGGCGGCTGGGGGCGTGCCGCGCGGGAGGCCGTACGGCTGTCGGCGGACGCCCGGCGCGGGCCCGGGGCCGGGCGTCGGGTGTCGTGGCGGGTCGGCGGGCGGTGCCGGGGGCGCGGGTGAGGGGTGCGGCTCATGACCTTGTTCATGGGGGTCCCCGTTCGACGGCCCGGGGGATACCGGGCGGTAACTAGGTGGTGGGGATCTTGTACGGGGCCGGGGAGCGCGCGGCAAGGAGGTGGGCCCTGGTGGCGAGGGCGCTGGTGGGTTCACCCTCCGGGGGGATGGACAGAGGGCTGAGCCCCGAGTTCATGCGGGTGCACCGGGTGAAGTACGGCGTGCGGGGCTGACATTTACGGGGTGTGGGCAGGGACTCGAAAGGGGACAGCCGCACGTATCCTGAAGCCCCCGGAACGACCAGGAAAGAGCGGCAAGCATGCGCGTCTACGTCCCCCTGACCCTCCCCGGTCTCGCCGAGGCGCACAGGACGGGTGAGCTGGGGGCCGGCCCCTTCGCCGCGTACGCCGTCACGCCCGCCCTGCGCGCCTGGTACCGCTCCGACGACGTCGAGGAACTGGAGTACGCCGCGCTCGGCCGGGCCGCGCTGGCCTCCCTGCGCCTGCTCGCGGCCGCCGCGGACGCGCCGCGGCGCCGGATCGTGGTGGCCGTGGACGTGGCCGACGGCGCGGTCGTGGCCGCGCCCGACAGCGGGGCCGAGCCGGGCGAGGTGACCGTGAAGGTCACGGTGCCGCTGGCGAAGGCGGCTGCGGTCCACGCCGACGCCGATGACGCCGAGCCGGACGTGACCGCGGCGGCGCGGGCGCTGGCGGCGGCGGACGGCGGCGACGAGGACGCGCGGTCCGCCGTGGACGACGCCGAGGACCACGAGCTGCTGTGGTTCGCCACGCAGGAGATCCCCAACCTCCTCGGGCGGCCCTGACCAGGCAGGATGTGCCGCCCCGAGGGGATTGTCAGTGGGGGCGGGTACGGTCTTGGGCATGGGGAAGCACGCACGCGCGCACATCGTCTGGGACTGGAACGGCACGCTGTTCCATGACAACGAGGCGATCATCGAGGCGACCAACGCCGCCTTCGCGGAGCTGGGTCTGGCGCCGATCACGCTGGAGCAGTACCGCGCGCTGTACTGCGTGCCGGTGCCGAAGTTCTACGAGCGGCTGATGGGGCGGCTGCCGAGCGAGGCCGAGTGGGAGCTGATGGACGGGATATTCCATCAGCGGTACACCGAGCGGCGGGCGCGGTGCGCGCTGACCGCCGGGGCGGCGGAGCTGCTCCGCGGGTGGCGGACGGCGGGGCACAGCCAGTCGCTGCTGAGCATGTACGGACACGAGGAACTGGTGCCGCTCGTTCGGGGGTTCGGGATCGAGGAGCACTTCGTGCGCGTCGACGGGCGGACGGGGCCGTCCGGGGGGAGCAAGGCGGAGCACATGGTGCGGCACCTGTCGCTGCTCACCGGCGCGGTGGATCCGGGCCGGACGGTGGTGATCGGGGACGCGGCGGACGACGCGGTCGCGGCGCGGCATGTGGGGGCCGGGGCGGTGCTGTACACCGGGGGGTCGCACGGCAGGGCCAGCCTGGAGGAGGCCGGCGTCCCGGTGGTGGACACGCTGGCGGAGGCGGTGGAGGTCGCGCAGCGAATAGCCGTGTGACCGGACCCGCGCCCGAAGCGCCCGAAGGGGCGCGGGGAACCGCGCGAGCGACCACGACGGAGCCGCGGCCGGAGGACGACCGGAACCGGGACTGAACGACGACCCGAACCGGACGACGCCCGGAGCCGGAAGACGACCGGAACCGGACGACGACCGGAACCGGAAGACGACCGGAACCGGAACCGAAAGACGCCCGGAAGTCGGCCTGCCCCCAGCCAAGCGGATCTCAGTTCACCGGCGCCTTCGCCCGCAGCACCTTGATGAACTCCCGCATCCAGGACGGGTGATCCGGCCAGGCCCTCGCGGAGACCAGCGTGCCGTCCGTCACCGTCTCCGTGTCCTGGAAGCTCGCGCCGGCGGCCTGCATGTCGGGTTCCAGCGCCGGGTAGGCCGTGACACGGCGACCGCGCAGGGTGTCGATCGCGGCGGTCAGCAGCGGGCCGTGGCAGATCTGGGCGACCGGCTTGTCCGCGTCGAAGAAGGCCTTGAGGATCTTGCGCAGCTCGGGGTCGTTGCGCAGATACTCCGGGGCCCGGCCGCCGGGGATCACGAGGGCGGCGTACGCGCCGGGGTCCACCTCGGCGAAGGCGAGGTCGGCCGGCCAGGTGTACCCGGGCTTCTCGGTGTACGTGTCGTAGCCGGGCTCGAAGTCGTGCACGACGAAGCGGAGCGTCTTGCAGGCGGGGGCCGCGATGTCGACGTCGTAGCCCTCCTCGCGCAGGCGCTGGTAGGGGTACATGACCTCCAGGGACTCCGCGGCGTCGCCGGTGACGATGAGGATCTTCGCGGGCATGTCGGCGCTCCTCCGGGACGGACGGACGGGGCCGGACTCCTCGGCCGGTCCCCCTGGGCCATAGCTCTCAGGGTGCGGCGGAAGACGCGGGGCCGCTACCCCACCCCGCCTCTCACCTGGCCGAATCCGGTTACGCCACCCGGGCGGTCCCCGGTGCTGTGCAGAACGTCAAACTTTGACCCCCTGTTTTGTACACATACGGCTCATGACGGTTCCGGGGTCAGGGGCGATAGCCTGGTGGCGTGATCAGCGCGATAGCTCGCGGGAGCGATCAGGCTCCCGCCCTGCGCCCGGGTTGCACGGAGGACCTCCGTGACCGGGCGGCGCTCGCTGGTCCTCGCGGGCGGGACGGGGGCGCCGCCGCCCCCAGGACGCCGGAACCGGCTCGGAACACGACGGTGCCGAGAGCAGCGTCACACCCTGTGGTCGTGTCGGAAATGGCCGAATACCCCCCGCTCATCTCACCTGTCGGCATAGCGTCGGAACGGACCGGAAACTCCGGGCCGTGGCGTCGAGCCGCAGGGGAAGAGCCAGTACTTCCTTCTACGTCACGCAACGGCGCGCGACAGGAGCCAGAGGACAATGCAGACCAAGCTGGACGAAGCCAAGGCCGAGATGCTCGAACGGGCCGCTCGGGTAGCTGAGAACAGCCCGGTCGGGGGGAACCTACCGACCGGGTCGACGGGCGAGGGCTCCCCGGACACCCCGGACAGTGAGTCAACCCTCGCGTTCCTCCAGCGCTACTACCTGCACACCGCACCGGAAGACCTCGCCGACCGCGACCCGGTGGACGCCTTCGGCGCCGCGGTCTCGCACTACCGTCTCGCCGAGAACCGCCCCCAGGGCACCGCGAACGTCCGGGTGCACACCCCGACGGTCGAGGAGAACGGCTGGACGTGCAGCCACACCGTCGTCGAGGTCGTGACCGACGACATGCCGTTCCTGGTCGACTCCGTCACCAACGAGCTGACCCGGGGCGGGCGCGGCATCCATGTCGTGATCCACCCCCAGTTCGTGGTCCGCCGCGACCTCACCGGCAAGCTGCAGGAGATCCTGCCGACCCCGGCCACCTCCGTCGATCCCGCCGACCTGCCGCACGACGCGCACATCGAGTCGTGGATCCACGTCGAGATCGACCGCGAGACCGACCGCGCCGACCTCAAGCAGATCACCTCCGACCTGCTGCGCGTCCTCTCCGACGTCCGCGAGGCCGTCGAGGACTGGGACAAGATGCGGGAGGCGGCGGCGCGGGTCGCCGGCGAGCTGGAGAGCGAGCCGGTCCCGGCCGACCTGCCGAAGGCCGAGGTGGAGGAGGCCCGCGAGCTGCTGCGCTGGCTCGCCACCGACCACTTCACCTTCCTCGGCTTCCGCGAGTACGAACTGCGCGGCGACGACACCCTGGCCGCCGTGCCCGGCACCGGCCTCGGCATCCTGCGCTCCGACCCGCAGCACGCCGAGGACGACCAGCACCCGGTCAGCCCCTCCTTCGAGCGGCTGCCGGCCGACGCCCGCGCCAAGGCCCGCGAGCACAAGCTGCTGGTGCTGACCAAGGCGAACAGCCGGGCCACCGTGCACCGGCCGTCGTACCTGGACTACATCGGCGTCAAGAAGTTCGACAAGGACGGCAATGTCGTCGGGGAGCGCCGCTTCCTCGGCCTGTTCTCCTCGGCCGCGTACACCGAGTCGGTGCGCCGCGTCCCGGTCATCCGCCGCAAGGTCGCCGAGGTCCTCGACCGCGCCGGGTTCTCGCCCAACAGCCACGACGGCCGCGACCTGCTCCAGATCCTGGAGACCTACCCGCGCGACGAGCTGTTCCAGACGCCCGCCGCCGAGCTCCAGTCCATCGTCACCAGCGTGCTCTACCTCCAGGAGCGCCGCCGGCTGCGCCTGTACCTGCGCCAGGACGAGTACGGCCGCTACTACTCGGCCCTCGTCTACCTGCCGCGCGACCGCTACACCACCGGCGTGCGCCTGCGGATCATCGACATCCTGAAGGAGGAGCTCGGCGGCACCAGCGTCGACTTCACCGCCTGGAACACCGAGTCGATCCTGTCCCGGCTGCACTTCGTCGTCCGCGTCCCGCAGGGCACCGAGCTGCCCGAGCTGTCGGACGCCGACAAGGACCGCATCGAGGCCCGCCTGGTCGAGGCCGCCCGCTCCTGGACGGACGGGTTCACCGAGGCGCTCAACGCCGAGCTGGGCGAGGAGCGCGCCGCCGAGCTGCTGCGCCGCTACGCCAACGCCTTCCCCGAGGGCTACAAGGCCGACCACACCCCGCGCGCGGCCGTGGCCGACCTCGTGCACCTGGAGCGGCTGACCGAGGAGCCGGGCAACGACTTCGCGCTGAGCCTGTACGAGCCGGTCGGCGCCGCCCCCGACGAGCGCCGCTTCAAGATCTACCGCAAGGGCGCCTCGGTCTCCCTGTCCGCCGTGCTGCCGGTCCTCCAGCGCATCGGCGTCGAGGTCGTGGACGAGCGGCCGTACGAGCTGCGCTGCTCGGACCGCTCCACCGGCTGGATCTACGACTTCGGGCTGCGGCTGCCGAAGTCGCCCGGCGCCGGCAACGGCGACTACCTGGGCGACGACGGCCGCGAGCGCTTCCAGGAGGCGTTCGCCGCGACCTGGACCGGTCACGCGGAGAACGACGGCTTCAACGCCCTCGTGCTCAGCGCCGGCCTGAACTGGCGCGAGGCGATGGTGCTGCGCGCCTACGCCAAGTACCTGCGCCAGGCCGGTTCGACCTTCTCGCAGGACTACATGGAGGACACCCTCCGCAACAACGTCCACACCACCCGGCTGCTCGTCTCCCTGTTCGAGGCGCGCATGTCGCCGGAGCGGCAGCAGGCCGGGCTGGAGCTGACGGACGCGCTGCTGGAGGAGCTGGACGCGGCCCTGGACCAGGTGGCGAGCCTGGACGAGGACCGCATCCTGCGCTCCTTCCTGACCGTCATCAAGGCGACCCTGCGCACCAACTTCTTCCAGCGGCGCGCCGACGGCCACCCCCACGACTACGTGTCGATGAAGTTCGACCCGCAGGCCATCCCGGACCTGCCCGCGCCGCGCCCGGCGTTCGAGATCTGGGTGTACTCGCCGCGGGTCGAGGGCGTGCACCTGCGCTTCGGCAAGGTCGCGCGCGGTGGTCTGCGCTGGTCCGACCGGCGTGAGGACTTCCGTACCGAGATCCTCGGCCTGGTCAAGGCGCAGATGGTCAAGAACACCGTCATCGTGCCGGTCGGCGCCAAGGGCGGCTTCGTCGCCAAGCAGCTGCCGGACCCGGCGCAGGACCGGGACGCGTGGCTCGCGGAGGGCGTCGCCAGCTACAAGACGTTCATCTCGGCGCTGCTGGACATCACCGACAACATGGTCGGCGGCGAGGTCGTCCCGCCCAAGGACGTGGTGCGGCACGACGGCGACGACACCTACCTGGTCGTCGCGGCCGACAAGGGCACCGCCACCTTCTCCGACATCGCCAACGGGGTCGCCGAGAAGTACAACTTCTGGCTCGGCGACGCCTTCGCCTCCGGTGGTTCGGCGGGCTACGACCACAAGGGCATGGGCATCACCGCGCGTGGCGCGTGGGAGTCCGTCAAGCGGCACTTCCGCGAGCTGGGCGTGGACACCCAGTCCGAGGACTTCACGGTCGTCGGCATCGGCGACATGTCCGGTGACGTGTTCGGCAACGGCATGCTGCTGTCCGAGCACATCCGCCTGGTCGCCGCCTTCGACCACCGGCACATCTTCATCGACCCGAACCCGGACGCGGCGACCGGTTACGCCGAGCGCCGCCGCCTGTTCGAGCTGCCCCGCTCCAGCTGGGCCGACTACAACACCGAGCTGCTCTCGGCGGGCGGCGGGATCTTCCCGCGCAGCGCCAAGTCGATCCAGCTCAACGCGCACATCCGCGAGGCCCTGGGCATCGAGGCCAAGATCGCCAAGATGACCCCGGCCGACCTGATGAAGACCATCCTCGAAGCGCCGGTCGACCTGCTGTGGAACGGCGGCATCGGCACCTACGTGAAGTCGTCCGCCGAGTCGAACGCGGACGTCGGCGACAAGGCCAACGACGCCATCCGCGTCGACGGCGCCGACCTGCGCGTCAAGGTCGTCGGCGAGGGCGGCAACCTGGGCCTGACCCAGCTCGGCCGCATCGAGTTCGCCCACCAGGGCGGCAAGATCAACACCGACGCGATCGACAACAGCGCCGGCGTGGACACCTCCGACCACGAGGTGAACATCAAGATCCTGCTGAACGGCCTGGTCGCGGACGGCGACATGACCGTCAAGCAGCGCAACAAGCTGCTCGCCGGGATGACCGACGAGGTCGGCGCGCTGGTGCTGCGCAACAACTACGCGCAGAACACCGCGCTCGCCAACGCGCTGTTCCAGGCCAAGGACATGCTCCACGCCCAGCAGCGCTTCCTGCGCCACCTGGTGCGCGAGGGCCACCTGGACCGGGCGCTGGAGTTCCTGCCGACCGACCGCCAGATCCGCGAGCGCCTGGGCCAGGGCCAGGGCCTGACCGGCCCGGAGACGGCCGTCGTCATGGCGTACACCAAGATCACGGTCGCCGAGGAGCTGCTGGCCACCTCGCTGCCCGACGACCCGTACCTGCGCGGTCTGCTGCACGCGTACTTCCCGAGCGACCTGCGCGAGCGGTTCGCGGAGGCCGTCGACAACCACCCGCTGCGCCGCGAGATCACCACCACGGTGCTGGTCAACGACACGGTCAACACGGGCGGTACGACGTATCTGCACCGGCTGCGCGAGGAGACCGGCGCCTCCCTGGAGGAGATCGTCCGCGCCCAGACCGCGGCCCGCGCGATCTTCTGCTCGGCCCCGGTGTGGGACGCGGTGGAGGCCCTGGACAACCAGGTCGAGGCGGCCGTGCAGACCCGCATCCGGCTGCACTCGCGCCGCCTGGTCGAGCGCGGCACCCGCTGGCTGCTCAACAACCGGCCGCAGCCGCTCCAGCTCGCCGAGACGGTGGAGTTCTTCGCCGAGCGCGTCGAGCAGGTCTGGCAGCAGCTGCCCAAGCTGGTGCGCGGCGCGGACCTGGAGTGGTACCAGCACGTGTACGACGAGCTGTCCGCGGCCGGTGTCCCGGACGAACTCGCCACCCGGGTGGCCGGGTTCTCCTCCGCCTTCCCGGCGCTCGACATCGTCTCGGTGGCCGACCGCATGGGCAAGGAGCCGCTGGACGTCGCCGAGGTCTACTACGACCTCGCCGACCGCCTCGGCATCACCCAGCTGATGGACCGCATCATCGAGCTGCCGCGCAACGACCGCTGGCAGTCCATGGCCCGCGCCTCCATCCGCGAGGACCTCTACGCGGCGCACGCGGCGCTCACCGCGGACGTGCTCGCGGCGGGCGACGGCGCCTCCTCGCCGGAGCAGCGCTTCGCGGACTGGGAGCAGAAGAACGCCCCGATCCTGGGCCGGGCGCGCACCACCCTGGAGGAGATCCGCGGTTCGGACTCCTTCGACCTCGCCAACCTGTCGGTGGCGATGCGGACGATGCGGACGCTGCTGCGCACGCACTCGTAGCGATACCGCACGGGCGGACGGAACGCCCCGGGCCGATGGAGAATCGGTCCGGGGCGTTCCTTTTCTTGCCGTCCTTTGTACAAACGGGATAGGCGGATTTACCGTTTCCTGCTTATCGGTGCGTTTCGGATAGGGTCTGCGCTGTAATTACCTGGGCTTCCGCGATTGGGTGTTCCAGCAGAATGCATGCAGCACAGTCCGACCTCGAAGAACAGCTGAGCAGCCCGGAGTCCGCGGGCGGCGGCGCGCGGGTGGCCCGCGCGGTGCCGCAGGTGGCCGCGGTGCTGGTGGTGGCGCTGCTGCTGGCGGTGATCGTCCGCCTGCCGTGGATCGGCGACCTCGGCATGCACGCGGCGACGATCCAGCGGCTCGCCCACAGCCTGGTGCATCCCGGCAATCCGCTGGTCGACGCGGACACACCGAGTCCTTACTACTCGCCGTGGATGCTGCTGCTGGGCGCGCTCGCCAAGGTGAGCGGCCTGTCGGTGTTCGTGGTGCTGCGCATCGGGGCGCTGGCCGGGCTGACGCTGCTGGTCACCGGGGTGTGGCGGTACGTCCGCACGCTCACCGCGCACCGCGCGGCGCCGGCGCTCGCGCTGCTGAGCCTGGTGCTGCTGTGGGGGACGGCCGTCCTCAACTGGAGCGGGTTCATCGGGCTGCACTCGCTCGCCCTGACCATCTCCTACCCGAGCGTGTTCGCGCTCGGGCTGAGCTTCCACTTCTGGGCCTGGCTCACCCGGGCGCTGCGCGCGGAGGCGTCCTGGGGACGGTGGCTGGCCCTCGGGCTGCTGTGGGCGCTGATCCTGCTCTGCCACCAGTTCACCGGCGTCGTCGCCACGCTCGGGGCGCTGGCCATGGTCGTCTCCGCCCGCCCGGGCCGTCAGGTGTGGCTCCGGCTCGGGGCCGGGCTGGTGCTCGGGGCGGTGCTGCTGTGGGTGTGGCCGTACTACGACTTCTTCTCGCTGTTCTCCGCCGGGGCCGATCTGGAGGCCATCCACAAGTCGCTCTACCAGCATCTGTTCGCGCGGTTCGGGCTGGTGCTGCTGGGGGTGGCGGCGCTGGTGCTGCGGCTGCGGCGGGACCGGTGGGACGCGCTGGTGCTGTTCTTCGTCCTCGGCGCGCTGGTCGTCGCGGCCGGCGGGCTGAGCGGGCACTACTCCTGGGGCCGCGCGCTGCCCGCCGCGCTGATCCCGGCGCAGCTCGCGGCCGCGCTGGAGGCGGTGTCCGCGGGGCGGCGGGCGGTGCGGGCCGGGTGGGCGTGTGTGCTCGGGCTCGCGCTGACGGTGGGGTTCTGGGGGCAGGCGGGGACGATCGGGTATGCGACGGGGAGGTCCGCGCTGCCGTCGGTTCTCGCGGACAAGTACCAGACACCGTGGGTCGGTTATCACTGGATCACGCCGTGGGTGCGGTACGGGGACGTGGTGATGGCGCGGACGGTTCCGGCGCGGCAGATTCCGGCGTACGGGGGGTACACGGTGGCGCCGGGGTATCCGGACGTGTTCCTACGGGATTCCGCGCGGCGCTCCGCCGCGGTGGACCGGTTCTTCGCGGCGGGGACGTCGGCGGCGGAGCGGCGGGGGATCCTGCGGGAGTACGGGGTGCGGTGGGTCGTGGGCTCGGCGGACGTGGCCGGACCCGGATTGCGGAAGGTGACGGCGGGTCCTGCCGACCAGGTCCTGTACCGGGTGGTGCCCTGAGCCGAGGCCGGCGCCCGGTAAGGGGCGCGGGGAACCGCGACAAGCCACAACGGGCCCGTGGATGTCCACGGGCCCGCAGTGCTACGGCGCTGAATTCCCGGCCGCCGGGATCTACTTGAGCAGGCTCGCCACCAGCTTCGCCGCCCTGCGGACCCGAGGTCGCGCGACCTTGTGCAGGACCGGGCGGATCACCGCCGTCACCCCCACCGGCTCCCAGCGCAGCTGCAAGCGGCCCGGGTTGCGCCCCTCCGGTTCCACCGTGACCGCGTGCGGTGTCGTACCGGAGCGGTAGTCGACGCGGGTCGTGGCCGGGGGGAAGTCCAGGGGGGCCAGGAGGACCCCGGAGTTCCACAGGCCCTGCTGGTTCAGACGGACGAGCGGATGGCGGATGCCCTCGAAGCCCTGGAGGGGGAGCCGCGCGGTGGAGAGATCCAGCCGCACCGTGCCCTCGAAGACACCGGGGCTGACCGGGTCGAGACGGAAGGGCACCGTCATCCGGCGCCCGCCGGGGGACACGATCAGCTGGGCGCGCTGCGGCCCGACGGGAAGCCGCAGCCCGGGGTCGTACGTGCGGACGGCGAGCGTCAGGGTCGCCCCGCTGCCCCGGCTCAGCTCCGTGATCTCGTGCCGGAACCGCGCCGTCGGGAACGGCCGGGTCTCCAGCTCCAGGTCGGCGACGGACAGTTCACGCCGGCCGCGCTCGGTGTCCGGGACGCTCCCGCCCCAGTACGGCACGCCCGCCGCGTCCGTCGTGACCTGGCGCGGTGCCACCTCCTGGCCCAGCCCCCGCGCCGCGAGCCGCGCGTCGGCGAGGCGCCCGGAGCGCAGCAGTTCGATGATCACCCGCTCGGGCCGGGGCAGCCGGGCGAACGCGCCCGGGGCCAGGGTGTCGAGGTAGGGGTTCATGATGTCCGCGAACGCGGTCAGCCACTCCTCGTCCCGGTAGGGCAGATCGCCCGCGTACATCCGGAAGTCGTGCTTGAGGAACTTGAAGTCCTTGTCCTCGCGCAGCCCCTCGTGCCCGCTCTCCACCAGGAAGTCGTCGATGAGCCGCTGCACATGGACCCGGTCGCGGACATTGGTGACCTTGTGCCGCTGGTTGGAGATGGACGCCGACGCGGCCGCCGCGAACGGGTCGATGTACCAGACGTACACCGGGTCCGGGATGATCGTGAACGCCTTCGCCAGACAGTACGCCTGGGCCGAGAACAGCTGGTCCTCGTAGTGGATGCCCTCCGGGAAGCGCAGTTCGTGCCGGTCCAGGAAGGAACGCGCGTACATCTTGCTCGTCGACAGGTGCTCGAACAGCAGCCGCGGGTCCGCCTCGATGCCCTCGACCGTGCGCCGCTCGGCGACCAGGTGCGGCATCCAGGTCGTACGGCGGCCGTTGTCCACCCGCACCCGGCGCACCGCGCCCATGGTGAAGTCGACCTCGCGCTCGCGGTGTGCGGCCAGCAGCGACTCCACGGCCTGCGGCGGGAGTTCGTCGTCGCTGTCCAGGAACATCAGATACGGCGCGCGGGCGATCTCGATGGCCCGGTTGCGCGGGGCGCTGCACCCGCCGCTGTTCTCCGGCAGCCGCAGATAGCGCACCCGCGGGTCCTCCGCCTCCAGCCGGCGCGCCACCGCGGGCGTGTCGTCGGTGGAGTGGTCGTCGCTGATGACGATCTCGATGTTGGCGTGCGTCTGCGCGCGCAGCGAGGCGACCGCCCGGGGCAGGCGGGCCGCGTCGTTGAACACGATGACGGTGACCGTGACGTCGGGGGTCGTGGCCGGGGTCGTCATGCCGTGGCCTCCTCGGGGGTCGGGGCGGGGGTGCGGTCCTCGATCGGCAGCACCGGTGGCAGCGCGTCCTCCGGCTCGCCCAGGAACACCCGTCGTACGACCCGTTCGGCGGCGCGGCCGTCGTCGTACTCGCAGAACCGGCGCCGGAAGGCGGTGCGGGCCTTGGCCGCGGTCTCGTCGCGCCAGGCGCCGGAGCGGAAGATCTCCGTCAGCTCCTCCTGGGTGCGGGCGACCTGGCCCGGATGGTCGGTCATCAGGTCGAAGTAGACGCCGCGGGTGGTGCGGTAGGTCTCCCAGTCGTCGGCGTAGACGACGATCGGGCGGTCCAGGTTGGCGTAGTCGAACATGATCGACGAGTAGTCCGTGACCAGCGCGTCGGCGGCCAGGCACAGCTCCTCGACGGGGTCGT is a genomic window of Streptomyces sp. WP-1 containing:
- a CDS encoding Rv3235 family protein, which encodes MNKVMSRTPHPRPRHRPPTRHDTRRPAPGPRRASADSRTASRAARPQPPRTAPQTPARPTRPTDLFADRLLAVLSGQRPVHWMLRHTAGRAYDDLARLAADGPLRTRGTRPAVRDIGYYVAGEGALEVFARISAGTQLRALAFRLELGADLRWRCTAVETGPRPMP
- a CDS encoding HAD family hydrolase — encoded protein: MGKHARAHIVWDWNGTLFHDNEAIIEATNAAFAELGLAPITLEQYRALYCVPVPKFYERLMGRLPSEAEWELMDGIFHQRYTERRARCALTAGAAELLRGWRTAGHSQSLLSMYGHEELVPLVRGFGIEEHFVRVDGRTGPSGGSKAEHMVRHLSLLTGAVDPGRTVVIGDAADDAVAARHVGAGAVLYTGGSHGRASLEEAGVPVVDTLAEAVEVAQRIAV
- a CDS encoding DJ-1/PfpI family protein → MPAKILIVTGDAAESLEVMYPYQRLREEGYDVDIAAPACKTLRFVVHDFEPGYDTYTEKPGYTWPADLAFAEVDPGAYAALVIPGGRAPEYLRNDPELRKILKAFFDADKPVAQICHGPLLTAAIDTLRGRRVTAYPALEPDMQAAGASFQDTETVTDGTLVSARAWPDHPSWMREFIKVLRAKAPVN
- a CDS encoding NAD-glutamate dehydrogenase, which codes for MQTKLDEAKAEMLERAARVAENSPVGGNLPTGSTGEGSPDTPDSESTLAFLQRYYLHTAPEDLADRDPVDAFGAAVSHYRLAENRPQGTANVRVHTPTVEENGWTCSHTVVEVVTDDMPFLVDSVTNELTRGGRGIHVVIHPQFVVRRDLTGKLQEILPTPATSVDPADLPHDAHIESWIHVEIDRETDRADLKQITSDLLRVLSDVREAVEDWDKMREAAARVAGELESEPVPADLPKAEVEEARELLRWLATDHFTFLGFREYELRGDDTLAAVPGTGLGILRSDPQHAEDDQHPVSPSFERLPADARAKAREHKLLVLTKANSRATVHRPSYLDYIGVKKFDKDGNVVGERRFLGLFSSAAYTESVRRVPVIRRKVAEVLDRAGFSPNSHDGRDLLQILETYPRDELFQTPAAELQSIVTSVLYLQERRRLRLYLRQDEYGRYYSALVYLPRDRYTTGVRLRIIDILKEELGGTSVDFTAWNTESILSRLHFVVRVPQGTELPELSDADKDRIEARLVEAARSWTDGFTEALNAELGEERAAELLRRYANAFPEGYKADHTPRAAVADLVHLERLTEEPGNDFALSLYEPVGAAPDERRFKIYRKGASVSLSAVLPVLQRIGVEVVDERPYELRCSDRSTGWIYDFGLRLPKSPGAGNGDYLGDDGRERFQEAFAATWTGHAENDGFNALVLSAGLNWREAMVLRAYAKYLRQAGSTFSQDYMEDTLRNNVHTTRLLVSLFEARMSPERQQAGLELTDALLEELDAALDQVASLDEDRILRSFLTVIKATLRTNFFQRRADGHPHDYVSMKFDPQAIPDLPAPRPAFEIWVYSPRVEGVHLRFGKVARGGLRWSDRREDFRTEILGLVKAQMVKNTVIVPVGAKGGFVAKQLPDPAQDRDAWLAEGVASYKTFISALLDITDNMVGGEVVPPKDVVRHDGDDTYLVVAADKGTATFSDIANGVAEKYNFWLGDAFASGGSAGYDHKGMGITARGAWESVKRHFRELGVDTQSEDFTVVGIGDMSGDVFGNGMLLSEHIRLVAAFDHRHIFIDPNPDAATGYAERRRLFELPRSSWADYNTELLSAGGGIFPRSAKSIQLNAHIREALGIEAKIAKMTPADLMKTILEAPVDLLWNGGIGTYVKSSAESNADVGDKANDAIRVDGADLRVKVVGEGGNLGLTQLGRIEFAHQGGKINTDAIDNSAGVDTSDHEVNIKILLNGLVADGDMTVKQRNKLLAGMTDEVGALVLRNNYAQNTALANALFQAKDMLHAQQRFLRHLVREGHLDRALEFLPTDRQIRERLGQGQGLTGPETAVVMAYTKITVAEELLATSLPDDPYLRGLLHAYFPSDLRERFAEAVDNHPLRREITTTVLVNDTVNTGGTTYLHRLREETGASLEEIVRAQTAARAIFCSAPVWDAVEALDNQVEAAVQTRIRLHSRRLVERGTRWLLNNRPQPLQLAETVEFFAERVEQVWQQLPKLVRGADLEWYQHVYDELSAAGVPDELATRVAGFSSAFPALDIVSVADRMGKEPLDVAEVYYDLADRLGITQLMDRIIELPRNDRWQSMARASIREDLYAAHAALTADVLAAGDGASSPEQRFADWEQKNAPILGRARTTLEEIRGSDSFDLANLSVAMRTMRTLLRTHS